One window from the genome of Alkalihalobacillus sp. LMS6 encodes:
- a CDS encoding four-carbon acid sugar kinase family protein produces MKHLQAPETFAGIKAIDREKVQSLLKKELEGSPYKIVVLDDDPTGIQTVHGVSVFTDWTKASIQTGFKEDKSMFFILTNSRGFTETETKAAHEEIAQRVQEVADEQNTPYVLISRGDSTLRGHFPLETETLKTTIEAMGQKRFDGEIIMPFFKEGGRFTIDNVHYVQNGEELIPAGETEFANDRTFGFASSHLGEYIEEKTEGRFTKENTIYISLEDLRNNEIDKITAQILEAKDFQKIVVNAVGYEDVEVFTISFMQALKQGKHYMARSAAALTKVIGGIADKPLLKRDDMVTKGNHGGLIAVGSHVKKTTEQLQHLLESGLVKGIEFDVHLVQDDEKFAHETKRVRLACEEAIKNGESVVYYTRRERLDLGDNMQEEELKQSVKISDAVTSIVRDLEVEPSYIVAKGGITSSSIGTVGLHVSRAEVAGQIKPGIPVWKTGQESKFPGKAYVIFPGNVGQPETLKEAVAILEGKE; encoded by the coding sequence CTAGACGATGATCCGACCGGCATTCAAACCGTTCACGGTGTATCGGTTTTTACAGATTGGACGAAAGCGTCGATTCAAACTGGATTTAAAGAAGACAAGTCTATGTTCTTTATTTTAACAAATTCACGTGGTTTCACAGAAACAGAAACAAAAGCAGCGCACGAAGAAATTGCACAGCGCGTACAGGAAGTTGCAGATGAGCAAAACACACCGTATGTACTCATTAGCCGTGGTGATTCGACGTTACGAGGCCATTTTCCATTAGAAACGGAAACGTTAAAAACGACGATTGAAGCAATGGGACAAAAGCGCTTTGACGGCGAAATTATTATGCCGTTTTTTAAAGAAGGTGGGCGCTTTACAATTGATAACGTTCATTATGTACAAAATGGAGAAGAACTCATTCCAGCAGGGGAAACCGAATTTGCAAACGACCGTACATTTGGTTTTGCTTCATCTCACTTAGGTGAATACATTGAAGAGAAAACAGAAGGTCGTTTTACGAAAGAGAACACCATTTATATTTCACTAGAAGATTTAAGAAATAATGAGATTGATAAAATCACTGCGCAAATCCTTGAAGCAAAAGATTTTCAAAAGATTGTTGTCAATGCAGTTGGCTACGAAGATGTAGAAGTGTTTACGATTTCATTTATGCAAGCTTTAAAACAAGGCAAGCACTATATGGCTCGCAGTGCAGCAGCATTGACAAAAGTCATTGGTGGTATCGCAGATAAACCGCTTTTAAAAAGAGATGATATGGTAACAAAAGGAAACCACGGTGGGTTAATTGCGGTAGGTTCGCATGTAAAGAAAACAACAGAGCAACTTCAACATTTATTAGAGAGTGGTCTTGTAAAAGGCATTGAGTTTGATGTTCATCTCGTTCAAGATGACGAGAAATTTGCCCACGAAACAAAACGTGTGCGATTAGCTTGTGAAGAAGCGATTAAAAACGGTGAGTCTGTTGTATACTACACGCGTCGTGAGCGCCTAGATCTAGGTGACAATATGCAAGAGGAAGAGTTAAAGCAATCGGTGAAAATTTCGGATGCGGTAACAAGTATCGTTCGCGATTTAGAAGTAGAGCCAAGCTATATCGTTGCCAAAGGTGGCATTACATCAAGCAGTATTGGAACCGTTGGTTTACATGTTTCTCGAGCTGAAGTGGCTGGACAAATTAAACCGGGCATCCCTGTTTGGAAAACGGGACAAGAAAGTAAATTTCCTGGAAAAGCGTATGTAATTTTCCCAGGAAACGTCGGGCAGCCAGAAACATTAAAAGAAGCTGTTGCGATTTTAGAAGGAAAAGAATAA